Proteins encoded together in one Cellulomonas gilvus ATCC 13127 window:
- the xseA gene encoding exodeoxyribonuclease VII large subunit, which produces MVHPDRVNAPSSRPDEGAGTGDAGGETRAPRGALPLRAGDTTADRPWPVRHLAPKIADYIARMPPVWIEGQVLDLKRWNSTCFLTLRDTDVDMSIAVTTSAAAVARLGKGVGDGAHLVVHARPSYHLKRGSLSFAADDVRLVGLGELLARIEHLKRVLASEGLFDEDRKRRLPFLPAVVGLVCAQQGDAEHDVVSNARARWPAVRFEIRRVTVQGPRAVPEVSAAIAELDARPEVEVIVVARGGGAFEDLLPFSNEALVRAAAACRTPLVSAIGHHMDAPLLDLVADLRASTPTDAAKRIVPDVAEERARVAQARLRTRAALTQRIARDQSTLDHLRSRPALARPTSLVDAHEARVHALRDSARRTLAHLLDRAAAETRGLAGHVRALSPAATLDRGYAVVQRTDGAVVRGPDDVTVGDALRVRVARGELAAEVTRT; this is translated from the coding sequence ATGGTGCACCCTGATCGGGTGAACGCACCGAGCAGTCGGCCCGACGAGGGCGCCGGGACCGGGGACGCGGGCGGCGAGACGCGCGCGCCGCGGGGAGCGCTGCCGCTGCGTGCCGGCGACACGACGGCGGACCGTCCGTGGCCCGTGCGCCACCTCGCCCCCAAGATCGCCGACTACATCGCGCGGATGCCGCCCGTGTGGATCGAGGGGCAGGTGCTCGACCTCAAGCGCTGGAACTCGACGTGCTTCCTGACGCTGCGGGACACGGACGTCGACATGTCGATCGCGGTGACGACGAGCGCGGCGGCGGTCGCGCGGCTGGGCAAGGGAGTGGGCGACGGCGCGCACCTGGTGGTGCACGCGCGCCCGAGCTACCACCTCAAGCGCGGCAGCCTGTCCTTCGCGGCCGACGACGTGCGCCTGGTGGGCCTGGGCGAGCTGCTCGCCCGCATCGAGCACCTCAAGCGCGTCCTGGCGTCCGAGGGACTGTTCGACGAGGACCGCAAGCGTCGCCTGCCGTTCCTGCCGGCGGTCGTGGGGCTGGTGTGCGCGCAGCAGGGCGACGCCGAGCACGACGTGGTCTCGAACGCGCGGGCCCGCTGGCCCGCGGTGCGGTTCGAGATCCGGCGCGTCACGGTCCAGGGCCCGCGCGCGGTGCCCGAGGTGAGTGCGGCCATCGCCGAGCTGGATGCCCGCCCCGAGGTCGAGGTGATCGTCGTCGCACGTGGTGGTGGCGCGTTCGAGGACCTGCTCCCGTTCAGCAACGAGGCGCTGGTCCGCGCCGCCGCGGCATGTCGCACGCCCCTGGTGAGCGCGATCGGGCACCACATGGACGCGCCGCTGCTGGACCTGGTGGCGGACCTGCGTGCCTCGACTCCCACCGACGCGGCCAAGCGCATCGTGCCGGACGTCGCCGAGGAACGGGCGCGCGTCGCCCAGGCGCGCCTGCGCACGCGCGCGGCGCTCACGCAGCGCATCGCGCGCGACCAGAGCACGCTCGACCACCTGCGCAGCCGTCCCGCGCTCGCGCGACCGACGAGCCTGGTGGATGCGCACGAGGCGCGGGTGCACGCGCTGCGGGACTCGGCCCGGCGCACGCTCGCGCACCTGCTGGACCGGGCCGCGGCCGAGACGCGCGGCCTCGCTGGCCACGTGAGGGCGCTGTCCCCCGCCGCGACGCTCGACCGCGGCTACGCGGTGGTGCAGCGCACCGACGGCGCAGTGGTGCGCGGTCCCGACGACGTGACCGTGGGCGACGCGCTGCGCGTCCGCGTCGCACGGGGTGAGCTCGCCGCCGAGGTGACGCGCACCTGA
- a CDS encoding carbohydrate kinase family protein produces MTQHAGEHPDDARAQRALVIGEALIDVVARADGSREDHPGGSPANVALGLGRLGRAVDLLTWLGDDAAGEQVRRHLAASHVHVLTGDRVAARTPRATAHLDAAGVATYEFDLEWDLPSTWDGDDVAPLVAHTGSIAAVLEPGAGRVAEVMARLRPTSTVTYDPNLRPALMGSPAHALPYVDAMVALADVVKVSDEDLAWLHPGVAPAEIAEEWTRRGPAVVVVTHGGEGAFAATAAGARLQVAAPRVTVADTVGAGDSFMGGLVDGLWSAGLLGADRRDALHDVDATTVEDVLARCARIAAITVSRAGANPPTSAELG; encoded by the coding sequence ATGACGCAGCACGCAGGCGAGCACCCGGACGACGCACGCGCGCAGCGCGCGCTCGTGATCGGCGAGGCGTTGATCGACGTGGTGGCCCGCGCGGACGGGTCCCGCGAGGACCACCCCGGGGGCAGCCCGGCGAACGTCGCGCTCGGGCTCGGCCGCCTGGGCCGCGCGGTGGACCTGCTGACCTGGCTGGGCGACGACGCCGCGGGCGAGCAGGTGCGCCGTCACCTGGCGGCCTCGCACGTGCACGTCCTCACGGGCGACCGGGTCGCGGCCCGGACGCCGCGCGCGACGGCCCACCTGGACGCCGCGGGCGTCGCGACGTACGAGTTCGACCTCGAGTGGGACCTGCCGTCCACGTGGGACGGCGACGACGTCGCCCCGCTCGTCGCGCACACCGGATCGATCGCGGCGGTGCTCGAGCCGGGTGCCGGCCGCGTCGCCGAGGTCATGGCACGTCTGCGGCCCACGTCGACCGTCACCTACGACCCGAACCTGCGGCCGGCCCTCATGGGCAGCCCCGCGCACGCGCTGCCGTACGTGGACGCGATGGTCGCGCTCGCCGACGTGGTCAAGGTCAGCGACGAGGACCTCGCGTGGCTGCACCCCGGTGTGGCGCCCGCCGAGATCGCCGAGGAGTGGACCCGGCGCGGGCCCGCGGTCGTGGTCGTGACGCACGGTGGCGAGGGCGCGTTCGCCGCCACCGCGGCGGGCGCGCGTCTGCAGGTCGCCGCACCGCGTGTCACGGTCGCGGACACGGTGGGCGCGGGCGACTCGTTCATGGGCGGGCTGGTGGACGGCCTGTGGTCGGCCGGCCTGCTCGGCGCCGACCGCCGCGACGCGCTGCACGACGTCGACGCGACGACCGTCGAGGACGTCCTGGCGCGGTGCGCACGGATCGCGGCGATCACCGTCTCGCGCGCGGGTGCCAACCCGCCGACGAGCGCCGAGCTCGGCTGA
- a CDS encoding DNA recombination protein RmuC — MDGQGWALVLVALLVGLAAGAAVAWAVAAHRSEQAVRTAQLAAATAAARLEAERTVAAERLEAAQADAGRAAEQFRALAADALAQSSEQFLALASQRFAADRQTQVGELAQREQAVRALVEPIARTLDDVRGQLAAADRERAQSHAALCEQVDAMRTTSEGVRTQTAQLVTALRASQVRGRWGEMQLRRVVEAAGMLAHVDFVEQEQVRTDDGLQRPDMVVRLAGGKQVVVDAKVAFLGYLEASEATDERVRAERMAAHVRHVRAHVDALAAKRYWEQFTPAPEFVVMFVPAEAFLHAALDLDPTIWEYAAERNVVLATPTTLLALLRTVAYAWRQETLAANAQAVLDLGKQLHGRLATLGGHLSRLGRSLDAAATAYNQTVGSLETRVLVSARRFADLGVVDSDLDMPVPVNPRLSSVSAPELLASAQDVLVALDGFDTAAARDAAALADQAAPQDDLAGEPRSAPGA, encoded by the coding sequence ATGGATGGACAGGGGTGGGCTCTGGTGCTGGTGGCGCTGCTGGTCGGGCTCGCGGCGGGCGCCGCGGTCGCGTGGGCGGTCGCGGCGCACCGCAGCGAGCAGGCGGTGCGCACGGCACAGCTCGCGGCCGCCACCGCCGCGGCCCGGCTCGAGGCGGAGCGCACGGTCGCGGCCGAGCGGCTCGAGGCCGCACAGGCGGATGCGGGCCGCGCCGCCGAGCAGTTCCGCGCGCTCGCGGCGGACGCGCTCGCCCAGAGCTCGGAGCAGTTCCTGGCGCTCGCGTCTCAGCGGTTCGCGGCGGACCGGCAGACGCAGGTCGGCGAGCTGGCGCAGCGCGAGCAGGCGGTGCGTGCGCTCGTCGAGCCGATCGCCCGCACGCTGGACGACGTGCGTGGCCAGCTCGCGGCCGCGGACCGCGAACGTGCGCAGTCGCACGCAGCGCTGTGCGAGCAGGTCGACGCGATGCGCACCACGTCCGAGGGTGTGCGCACCCAGACCGCGCAGCTCGTGACCGCGCTGCGCGCCTCGCAGGTGCGGGGCCGCTGGGGCGAGATGCAGCTGCGCCGCGTGGTCGAGGCGGCGGGGATGCTCGCGCACGTCGACTTCGTCGAGCAGGAGCAGGTCCGCACGGACGACGGGTTGCAGCGTCCGGACATGGTGGTGCGCCTCGCGGGCGGCAAGCAGGTGGTGGTGGACGCGAAGGTCGCGTTCCTCGGCTACCTGGAGGCCAGCGAGGCCACCGACGAGCGTGTGCGGGCCGAGCGCATGGCCGCGCACGTCCGGCACGTGCGCGCCCACGTCGACGCGTTGGCGGCCAAGCGGTACTGGGAGCAGTTCACCCCGGCGCCCGAGTTCGTCGTCATGTTCGTCCCCGCGGAGGCGTTCCTGCACGCGGCGCTCGACCTGGACCCGACGATCTGGGAGTACGCCGCCGAGCGCAACGTGGTGCTCGCGACCCCGACGACGCTGCTCGCGCTGCTGCGCACCGTCGCGTACGCGTGGCGCCAGGAGACGCTCGCCGCGAACGCGCAGGCGGTTCTCGACCTGGGCAAGCAGCTGCACGGCCGGCTCGCGACGCTGGGCGGGCACCTGTCACGGCTCGGCCGCTCGCTCGACGCGGCAGCCACCGCCTACAACCAGACCGTCGGGTCGCTCGAGACGCGCGTGCTCGTCAGCGCGCGACGCTTCGCGGACCTGGGCGTGGTGGACTCCGACCTGGACATGCCGGTCCCCGTGAACCCCCGGCTGTCGTCGGTCAGCGCACCCGAGCTGCTCGCCTCGGCGCAGGACGTGCTGGTCGCGCTCGACGGGTTCGACACCGCCGCGGCACGCGACGCCGCCGCGCTCGCGGACCAGGCCGCGCCGCAGGACGACCTCGCGGGCGAGCCCCGGAGCGCGCCCGGCGCATGA
- a CDS encoding exodeoxyribonuclease VII small subunit, whose translation MPKQTTRATNESAASPAADPAAGVAELSYEQARDELVTVVARLESGAESLEESLALWERGEALATRCQQWLDGARERLAAARGEGAAGGQTVTTDDGTGRDA comes from the coding sequence GTGCCGAAGCAGACCACGCGCGCGACGAACGAGTCGGCCGCGAGCCCCGCAGCGGACCCGGCCGCGGGGGTCGCCGAGCTCAGCTACGAGCAGGCGCGCGACGAGCTCGTGACCGTCGTGGCGCGGCTCGAGAGCGGCGCCGAGTCGCTCGAGGAGTCGCTGGCGCTGTGGGAGCGCGGCGAGGCGCTCGCCACGCGCTGCCAGCAGTGGCTGGACGGGGCACGTGAGCGGCTGGCGGCCGCACGTGGCGAGGGTGCCGCGGGCGGGCAGACGGTGACCACCGACGACGGGACGGGCAGGGACGCATGA
- a CDS encoding ABC transporter ATP-binding protein, which produces MAAITLKDIVKQYGDGFPAVKGVSLDIADGEFVILVGPSGCGKSTLLRMIVGLEDITSGDLMIGGERVNDKAPRDRHLAMVFQNYALYPHLTVFENIAFPLRLTKGQFTEEQIREKVEHAASTLELQDHLQRKPANLSGGQRQRVAMGRAIVREANAFLFDEPLSNLDAKLRGQMRTEIARMQRRLGTTTVYVTHDQTEAMTLGDRVAVLRKGELQQVASPRGLYDQPVNLFVAGFIGSPPMNFLPGEVDGDTLRLPFAQVSLSDDLRARIGDRRIVIVGIRPEHFADASLLEDAKRDAGTTFDTEVDVTEWLGSDLYAYIPFETSPEVAGKLEELDRDLDGEGMRTQLVVAIDSESRIRDGSDATLWFDPAKLMVFDPETGENLTFDPDLARALDEQNEADRRASLERAQAREGAAARS; this is translated from the coding sequence ATGGCTGCCATCACCCTCAAGGACATCGTCAAGCAGTACGGCGACGGCTTCCCGGCCGTGAAGGGCGTGAGCCTGGACATCGCGGACGGCGAGTTCGTGATCCTGGTCGGCCCGTCCGGCTGCGGGAAGTCGACGCTGCTGCGGATGATCGTGGGCCTCGAGGACATCACCTCGGGCGACCTGATGATCGGCGGCGAGCGCGTCAACGACAAGGCGCCGCGGGACCGGCACCTGGCGATGGTGTTCCAGAACTACGCGCTCTACCCGCACCTGACCGTGTTCGAGAACATCGCGTTCCCGCTGCGGCTGACCAAGGGACAGTTCACCGAGGAACAGATCCGCGAGAAGGTCGAGCACGCCGCGAGCACGCTCGAGCTGCAGGACCACCTGCAGCGCAAGCCGGCCAACCTGTCCGGTGGTCAACGGCAGCGCGTCGCGATGGGCCGCGCGATCGTGCGCGAGGCGAACGCGTTCCTGTTCGACGAGCCGCTGTCCAACCTGGACGCCAAGCTGCGCGGGCAGATGCGCACCGAGATCGCCCGCATGCAGCGCCGCCTCGGCACCACCACGGTCTACGTCACGCACGACCAGACCGAGGCCATGACGCTCGGCGACCGCGTCGCCGTGCTGCGCAAGGGCGAGCTCCAGCAGGTCGCCTCCCCGCGTGGGCTGTACGACCAGCCCGTCAACCTGTTCGTCGCCGGGTTCATCGGCTCGCCGCCCATGAACTTCCTGCCCGGCGAGGTCGACGGGGACACGCTGCGGCTGCCGTTCGCCCAGGTGTCCCTGTCCGACGACCTGCGCGCGCGCATCGGGGACCGGCGGATCGTCATCGTGGGCATCCGGCCCGAGCACTTCGCGGACGCGAGCCTGCTCGAGGACGCCAAGCGGGACGCCGGGACCACGTTCGACACCGAGGTGGACGTCACCGAGTGGCTGGGCTCGGACCTGTACGCCTACATCCCGTTCGAGACGAGCCCCGAGGTCGCGGGCAAGCTCGAGGAGCTGGACCGGGACCTGGACGGCGAGGGCATGCGCACGCAGCTCGTCGTCGCGATCGACTCCGAGTCCCGGATCCGGGACGGGTCGGACGCGACGCTGTGGTTCGACCCCGCCAAGCTCATGGTCTTCGACCCCGAGACGGGCGAGAACCTCACGTTCGACCCTGACCTGGCCCGGGCGCTCGACGAGCAGAACGAGGCCGACCGTCGGGCGTCGCTCGAGCGGGCCCAGGCGCGTGAGGGCGCCGCGGCCCGGAGCTGA
- a CDS encoding 4-hydroxy-3-methylbut-2-enyl diphosphate reductase has product MTAPETTKRVLLAAPRGYCAGVDRAVVAVEKALEHYGAPVYVRKEIVHNKYVVETLAARGAIFVHETDEVPEGARVVFSAHGVSPAVHAAAAARSLQTIDATCPLVTKVHKEAVRFAGEDFDILLIGHDGHEEVEGTQGEAPDRIQVVNSPAAVDSVEVRDPERVVWISQTTLSVDETMETVRRLREKFPALQDPPSDDICYATQNRQVAVKKIAPHCDVVITVGSANSSNSVRLVEVALESGARASYRIDVAAELDPAWFDGATTVGVTSGASVPEILVRDVLDALAGLGFGEVEEVRTATEDLMFSLPRELRADLKAAGAAPARPRRESRRTLDVTPV; this is encoded by the coding sequence GTGACTGCTCCCGAGACGACCAAGAGGGTGCTGCTCGCCGCGCCCCGCGGCTACTGCGCCGGTGTGGACCGCGCCGTCGTCGCGGTGGAGAAGGCCCTCGAGCACTACGGCGCCCCGGTGTACGTGCGCAAGGAGATCGTGCACAACAAGTACGTCGTCGAGACGCTCGCCGCGCGCGGTGCGATCTTCGTGCACGAGACCGACGAGGTGCCCGAAGGTGCACGCGTCGTGTTCTCGGCGCACGGCGTCTCGCCCGCGGTGCACGCCGCGGCCGCAGCGCGCTCGCTGCAGACCATCGACGCCACGTGCCCCCTGGTGACCAAGGTGCACAAGGAGGCCGTGCGCTTCGCGGGCGAGGACTTCGACATCCTGCTCATCGGCCACGACGGTCACGAAGAGGTCGAGGGCACGCAGGGTGAGGCGCCGGACCGCATCCAGGTGGTGAACTCGCCCGCCGCGGTCGACTCCGTCGAGGTGCGGGACCCCGAGCGCGTCGTGTGGATCTCCCAGACCACGCTGTCCGTGGACGAGACCATGGAGACCGTCCGCCGCCTGCGTGAGAAGTTCCCCGCGCTGCAGGACCCGCCCAGCGACGACATCTGCTACGCCACGCAGAACCGGCAGGTCGCGGTGAAGAAGATCGCGCCGCACTGCGACGTCGTCATCACCGTCGGCTCGGCGAACTCGTCGAACTCCGTACGCCTCGTGGAGGTCGCGCTCGAGTCGGGCGCCCGCGCGTCCTACCGGATCGACGTCGCCGCCGAGCTCGACCCGGCGTGGTTCGACGGCGCGACGACGGTCGGGGTCACGTCCGGCGCGTCGGTGCCGGAGATCCTGGTCCGGGACGTGCTCGACGCGCTGGCCGGCCTGGGCTTCGGCGAGGTCGAGGAGGTGCGCACGGCCACCGAGGACCTCATGTTCTCGCTGCCGCGTGAGCTGCGCGCCGACCTCAAGGCCGCCGGCGCCGCACCCGCGCGTCCGCGCCGCGAGAGCCGTCGCACGCTGGACGTCACCCCGGTCTGA